In Bacteroidetes bacterium GWF2_43_63, the genomic window TTAATAACTTTCTCATCTTTTGATTTTTCTAGCCTTGTGTGCACGGGTGGTAGGAGTCGAACCCACAGCCTACGGTTTTGGAGACCGCCACTCTACCAATTGAGCTACACCCGTGTGTGAAAAGTATTCACTTATATTTCAAAGCGAATACTCTTCACTAAAGGTTGTTTATTAGTCCAGAATTTCAGTTACCTGACCTGCACCAACCGTACGACCGCCTTCACGGATAGCGAAACGGAGGTTCTGATTCATTGCAATCTCGGTGATGAGATTAACAGTGATAGAGAGGTTGTCGCCAGGCATAACCATTTCAACACCGTCCGGAAGTACAACTTCGCCGGTTACGTCAGTGGTGCGGAAATAGAATTGAGGACGATATTTGTTGTGGAACGGAGTGTGACGTCCGCCTTCTTCTTTCTTCAGAATCACAACCTCAGCTTTGAAAACTTTGTGAGGTTTGATTGAACCCGGTTTCGCGATAACCATACCACGACGGATTTCGTTTTTGTCGATTCCGCGGAGGAGAAGACCTACGTTGTCGCCAGCTTCGCCACGATCAAGGATCTTGCGGAACATTTCAACACCGGTTACAACTGATTTCAGTTTTTCTGCACCGAGGCCAAGAATATCAACTGATTCACCAGAATTGATAACGCCTGTTTCAATACGACCGGTAGCAACTGTACCACGGCCAGTGATTGAGAACACGTCTTCAATTGGCATCAGGAATTCTTTTTCCATTGCACGTACAGGAATTGGAATGAAGCTGTCAACAGCTGCCATTAATTCCATAATTTTCTCAACCCAAACTGGTTCTTTATTGAGACCACCAAGAGCTGAACCACGGATAATCGGGGTGTTGTCACCATCGAAACCGTAGAAACTCAGAAGATCACGGATATCCATTTCAACGAGGTCGAGAAGTTCTTCATCATCAACAAGGTCAACCTTGTTCATGAAAACAACTATTTTAGGAACACCTACCTGGCGGGCCAGAAGGATATGTTCACGAGTTTGCGGCATAGGGCCGTCAGTTGCGGCAACAACCAAAATAGCACCGTCCATCTGAGCAGCACCGGTAACCATGTTCTTTACGTAGTCAGCGTGACCAGGACAGTCAACGTGAGCGTAATGACGGTTTTCGGTCGCATACTCAACGTGTGCGGTGTTGATGGTAATACCACGTTCTTTTTCTTCAGGAGCGTTGTCGATTGAATCGAATGACCTGAATTCTGCGAAACCCTTATCTGCAAGATTAAGAGTGATAGCGGCGGTTAACGTCGTTTTACCATGGTCAACGTGGCCGATGGTACCGATGTTAACGTGCGGCTTACTGCGATCGAATTTTTCTTTTGCCATGCTGTTTGTCTGTTTATTGTTACTGTTTGTTTTAAATACCGAAAGAGCCTTTGGGGAGAGTTGAACTCCCGACCCCTTCCTTACCAAGGAAGTGCTCTACCCCTGAGCTACAAAGGCATTCTTCGAGCGGAAGACGGGGCTCGAACCCGCCACCTAAAGCTTGGAAGGCTTTCGCTCTACCAAATGAGCTACTTCCGCTTAAAATTTTGTGGGGAGAGAAGGATTCGAACCTCCGAAGGTTGCCCAACAGATTTACAGTCTGCCCCGTTTAGCCACTCTGGAATCTCCCCATTATTTTGCATTTTCCAAAAAAGAGCCGATGAAGGGACTCGAACCCCCGACAGGCGGTTTACAAAACCGCTACTCTACCAACTGAGTTACATCGGCACTGGAAAATATTGAAACACAATGATAAACAACGATCCCTTTTATTTGAATACTCTTATAAAAAAAGCAGTCCCTTAAATTGGGACTGCAAAAGTACAAAGATTTTTTAAAACACCAAACAATTTTGAAAAATTATTTTTTAAGGGTGAATTTTGTCCTTATGTTTGAGCAATTGCTTTTTAATTGCATCGAGCGCTGAGTCTGTCGCTTCCTCAAATGTCTTACACTGTTTTTTTGCAAATAAATCATTGCCTGGAATATTTAGCCTGATTTCGGCGATTTTATTTTCCTGATTTTCCGAATTATCCAGTCGCAGTATAACTTCCCCGCTAATCAAATTGTCGTAATTAGTGGCAAGTTTTGTAATTTTTTCCTGGATAAAGTCCTCAAGGCTTTTGTCAGCTTTGAATTTTACTGAACTGATGCTGATTTTCATAATTTTTCCTCCTTTGTTTTAGGATTTAGGGTGAGACTTGTGGTAGATTTCCTTTAGTTGCTTAATATTTGTGTGCGTGTAAATTTGTGTTGCCGCCAGGTTGGCATGTCCCAGCAATTCCTTGATCGAATTCAGGTCGGCTCCGTTTTGCAGCAAATGAGTGGCAAAGGTATGCCTCATCACATGGGGGCTCTTTTTACTGAGCGATGAAACACTGTCAAGGTAGCCGTGAATTGTGCGGTACACGAATTTTGGATAGAGTTTTTTGCCTGTGTTGGTGAGAAAATAATTCGGATCTGTTTCAAGATCGTCGAACCATGTTTCCTTAAGCTCGTCGTGGGCTTTCATCCGGGTAAGCAATTGCTCACTAAACGGCACTATCCGTTCTTTATTTCTTTTGCCGAGAATTTTAATAGTGCATTTGCTGTAATCGATGTCGCTTATTTTTATTCCAATCAGTTCACTCAGTCGCATTCCGGTTGCATAGAAAAATTCAAACATCAGATGATTGCGCACAGAGGGATAGTCGTTATCGTTTTCGCCGGAGTGAATGATCGTGCTTACTGATTTTTCATCAGCAAATACCGGCAAGCGCCCGGGCAATTTGGGCAGCGGAATATTTCGGGTCGGGTTGGTTTCGGTCAATCCTATATATATAAGGTACCGATAAAATGAAGACACTGCTGTTTTTTTTCTTCGCAGACTGCGTGGATTGTAATCATGAGCTGCCATATCGGCAAGCCATGAACGGACTACAGAAGGTGTACACTTTTCAAAGGCTAAACCTTGATAGTTTTCGTCCAGATATTTCCTGAACGAGTCAAGGTCGGTGCGGTAAGAAATGGCAGTGTGTACAGAGAATCTTTTTTCCTTGGTGAGGTATGTGATGAACCGTTCAATCATAAAAAAATCCCACTAACCGGTGATTAATGGGATAAAGATAGTAATTTATTACTCAAAAGTCAAGCACTACCCGTTCATTTGTTTTGAAAGCAGTCGCTGAACGTACAAAGCTTTAGACTGACTGTCCCTTTTACGGGCAGAGGGTTTGGTAAATTTTTGGCGGTCACGAAGTTCACGGGCTACGCCTGTTTTTTCAAATTTACGTTTCAGTTTCTTCAACGCTTTGTCAATGGTGTCACCTTCCTTTAGTGTAACAATGATCATATCGATTCTCCTTTCGATTGGTTATTAAATTGGGCTGCAAAGGTATTAAAAAATTCCATTATAATACAATCAATTGAATAAAAATTGATTTTCCGTGTCATAAAACGCAATTTGTACGTTTTTTTATCGATGTTTGTTAAATTGTTGAATTCAATCAAAACTAGAACTATTGCAAACAAAATTGCGGGTTTTCGATGTTGAATCTGTATGTTATTGCTATTACATGCATGTTAATATGTAAAATTTAGCAATGTTGGAATTAAACATCGTCGATGAATTTGTATCAAACGTCACGAGTGTCTCGTATAATAACGTTGCACATATTGTTGTCTTTCTGGAAATAAATAGCCTAATATGAAGAGCCTTTTACTATCACTCATTGTGATTTGCAATTTTTTACTCGCACAGGCTCAAGCTCCTGTGGCGAATTTCATTGCAATCACGCCTACTTCGGGATGCGGTTTTCTCTCGGTCACTTTTCAGGATCAAAGCACCGGGAATCCTACCAGCTGGAACTGGGATTTCGGCGATGGTACCACCCATTCGACTTTGCAAAACCCAACCCATGTGTATTCTACCAACGGTACATATACCGTTAAACTTACTGTTACCAATGCTTCCGGCAGCAATTCGTTCACCCGGACAAATTACATTGTGGTTCACAAGAAACCGGTGGCGAATTTTTCAGGGTTGCCTGTCAGCGGTTGTCAGCCACTTACAGTGCAGTTTAGCGATGTCACAACGCTTGGCGACGGGCCTATTTCGAACTGGAACTGGAATTTCGGTGATGGCTTCAGCTCTACAACGGGCAATCCTTCTCATACTTACACCAATACCGGTTCTTTCAATATTGTGCTACTCATAACCGATATTTATGGATGCTCAGCAAATAAAACTGTCAATAGTTATATTACTGTTTATCCCAACCCGGTTGCAGGATTCACCAGCACCAACAATACGGCATGCAGCTCGCCCGCAACCGTCGACTTCACAAACACTTCAACAGGAGCTGGCCTGACTTATTTATGGAATTTTGGCGACGGCGGAACCAGTACCGATCAGAATCCATCGCATCAATACACAACAGGTCAGTACACAGTCACGCTCATCGTTACAAATTCCAACGGTTGTGAGGACACGCTGGTGATGAATAATTTTGTAAATATTGTTGTTCCGGTGCCCAATGTTACATTTGGTCCAAATGCCGGCTGCAAGCCATTACCTGTAAGTTTTCAATGTCTTAATACCGGTATTGCCAGTGCTTCCTGGAATTTCGGCGATGGAGGCACATCTACAGCTTTAAATCCTTCACACACATACACCAATTCCGGAATATACACCATTACTTTTTCAGCGGTTGACACTTATGGATGTCCCATGGATACTCAGTTTACAGATACCATTGAAGTGTATCCGTCGCCTGTTTTCAATTTTTCGGCTGTTGACCCGGTTGGTTGTATGATCCCATTTACTGTTGATTTTGTCGCTGATCCGGGTTTTGTAAACTATGTCTGGAGTTTCGGCGGGCCTGATACAGCCAATGCTTCCAATACCTATAATGCATTCGGAAATTTTCCCGTAACGCTGACTGTAA contains:
- a CDS encoding 30S ribosomal protein S21; the protein is MIIVTLKEGDTIDKALKKLKRKFEKTGVARELRDRQKFTKPSARKRDSQSKALYVQRLLSKQMNG
- a CDS encoding ribosomal subunit interface protein; the protein is MKISISSVKFKADKSLEDFIQEKITKLATNYDNLISGEVILRLDNSENQENKIAEIRLNIPGNDLFAKKQCKTFEEATDSALDAIKKQLLKHKDKIHP
- a CDS encoding translation elongation factor Tu codes for the protein MAKEKFDRSKPHVNIGTIGHVDHGKTTLTAAITLNLADKGFAEFRSFDSIDNAPEEKERGITINTAHVEYATENRHYAHVDCPGHADYVKNMVTGAAQMDGAILVVAATDGPMPQTREHILLARQVGVPKIVVFMNKVDLVDDEELLDLVEMDIRDLLSFYGFDGDNTPIIRGSALGGLNKEPVWVEKIMELMAAVDSFIPIPVRAMEKEFLMPIEDVFSITGRGTVATGRIETGVINSGESVDILGLGAEKLKSVVTGVEMFRKILDRGEAGDNVGLLLRGIDKNEIRRGMVIAKPGSIKPHKVFKAEVVILKKEEGGRHTPFHNKYRPQFYFRTTDVTGEVVLPDGVEMVMPGDNLSITVNLITEIAMNQNLRFAIREGGRTVGAGQVTEILD